The region TGGCGGTCATCACCGGCGCCGAGCTGGTCGCGCCCGAGCTGGGTTACAAGCTCGACACGGTCGGCCTTGAGGTGCTCGGCAGCGCCCGCCGGGTAGTGGTCGACAAGGACAACACCACGGTGATCGACGGCAAGGGCCGGAGCACCGAGGTGGCCGACCGGGTCGCCCAGATCCGCAAGGAGATCGAGGCTTCGGACTCCGACTGGGACCGGGAGAAGCTGGCCGAGCGGCTGGCGAAGCTCTCCGGTGGCATCGCGGTGATCAAGGCCGGCGCGGCGACCGAGGTCGAGATGAAGGAGCGCAAGCACCGCATCGAAGACGCGATCGCCGCCACCAAGGCCGCCGTCGAGGAGGGCATCATCCCGGGTGGCGGCGCCGCCCTGGTGCAGATCGCCTCGGTGCTCGACGACGACCTGGGCTTCACCGGTGACGAGAAGGTCGGTGTCTCGATCGTCCGCAAGTCGCTGGTCGAGCCGCTGCGCTGGATCGCCCAGAACGCCGGGCACGACGGTTACGTGGTCGTGCAGAAGGTCGCCGCCGGCGACTGGGGCTTCGGCCTCAACGCCGCCACCGACGAGTACGTCGACCTGGCCAAGGCCGGCATCGTCGACCCGGTGAAGGTGACCCGCAACGCGGTCATCAACGCCGCGTCGATCGCCGGTCTGCTGCTCACCACGGAGAGCCTGATCGTGGAGAAGCCGGCCAGGGCGGAGGCTTCGGCCGGCGGTGGCCACGGCCACGGCCACCAGCACGGTCCGGGCTTCTAGTCCACCCGTGACGCCGCACCACCCGTAACACCGCACCACCTGCGATAACCGTCGAACCAGGGTAGATCAGCGTCAATGGCGTACAAAGCGCCGGACCGCGCGAATCTACCCTGGTTTGCGTTCGGCAGCGGTCCACGTCACTACCGGTCCGCCCGATGATCGTCAACACTGGGCCGGTGAGCACGCCAAAACGCAGGTACGGCGCACTGGCCGGGATCGCCGCCGCCACGGTCGCGATCGGCTCGGCCGAACTGGTCGCCGTACCCACTGGGGCGCGGTCCGCTCCGCTGGTAGCGGTCGGCGGGGTCGTGGTCGACCTCGTACCCGAACCGCTGAAGCAGTTCGCGATCGATGTGTTCGGCGTACACGACAAGACCGCGCTGCTGATCGGCACCGCCCTGCTCCTGGCCGGCTTCGCCGCGCTGATCGGCATCGGCGCGCTGCGCACCCCGCCGCTCGGGTACGCCGGCATCGCCCTGTTCGGGATCGTCGGCGCGACCGCGGCCCTGACCCGCCCCGGTGCCGGCGCCACCGCCGTACTGCCCTCGCTGGTCGGCGCCGCCCTGGCCGCCGGAGTGCTGCGCCGGCTGCGTGGCGTCCTGGTCCCGGCCCCGTGGCCGGACGCGCCCCTGGTCACCTCCACCGTGCCAGCCCGGACGGGTGTGCCGGCCCCGGCCCCGGTCCCGGCCACCGAGCCCGCGCTCGGCGAGCATGCGGTGGTCGAGGACCGTGCACCGGTCGAGGACCGTGCACCGGTTGGGGACCGTGCGCCGGTTGAGGAGTTGGATCTGGTGGAGGGGCGGCGGCGGTTTCTGACCGGGGTGGCGGTGGCGGCGGGCGCCGCCGCGGTGAGCGGCTTCGGCGGGCGCTGGCTGGCCACCCGGCGCGGGGTCTCCGACGCCCGCGCGGCGCTGACCCTGCCGGCCCCGGCCAGCCCCGCGCCACCGGTGCCGGCCGGCGCCGACCTGTCGCTGCCACAGCTCGCCCCGTACATGACGCCGAACTCCCGGTTCTACCGGATCGACACCGCGCTGGTGGTGCCGCAGGTCGACCCGGACAGTTGGCGACTGCGCATCCACGGGCGGGTCCGCAACCCGATCACACTCAGCTACGCCGATCTGCTCGCCCGGCCGCTGATCGAGCGCGACATCACCCTCGCCTGCGTCTCCAACGAGGTCGGCGGGGACCTGGTCGGCAACGCCCGCTGGCTCGGCGTACCCCTGGCGGAACTGCTCGACCAGGCCGGACCCTTCGACGACGCCGACCAGGTGGTGGGCCGGTCCGCCGACGGCTGGACCTGCGGCACCCCGACCGCGCTGATGCGCGACGGCCGCGACGCCATGCTCGCCATCGGGATGAACGGCGAACCGCTCCCGGTCCAGCACGGCTTCCCGGTCCGGGTGGTGGTGCCCGGCCTGTACGGCTACGTCTCGGCCTGCAAGTGGGTGGTGGAGCTGGAACTGACCCGGTTCACCGACTTCGACGCCTACTGGGTGCCGCGCGGCTGGGCGCCGGACGGACCGATCAAGACC is a window of Micromonospora sp. NBC_01699 DNA encoding:
- a CDS encoding molybdopterin-dependent oxidoreductase, with the translated sequence MSTPKRRYGALAGIAAATVAIGSAELVAVPTGARSAPLVAVGGVVVDLVPEPLKQFAIDVFGVHDKTALLIGTALLLAGFAALIGIGALRTPPLGYAGIALFGIVGATAALTRPGAGATAVLPSLVGAALAAGVLRRLRGVLVPAPWPDAPLVTSTVPARTGVPAPAPVPATEPALGEHAVVEDRAPVEDRAPVGDRAPVEELDLVEGRRRFLTGVAVAAGAAAVSGFGGRWLATRRGVSDARAALTLPAPASPAPPVPAGADLSLPQLAPYMTPNSRFYRIDTALVVPQVDPDSWRLRIHGRVRNPITLSYADLLARPLIERDITLACVSNEVGGDLVGNARWLGVPLAELLDQAGPFDDADQVVGRSADGWTCGTPTALMRDGRDAMLAIGMNGEPLPVQHGFPVRVVVPGLYGYVSACKWVVELELTRFTDFDAYWVPRGWAPDGPIKTQSRIDTPRPRNRLSPGPVTIAGVAWAQHRGIKQVEVQVDDGPWEPAALAPAASVDTWVQWSRVWQATAGEHTLRVRATDATGATQSGQPRPVAPDGATGWHTVRVTVR